One stretch of Vibrio nitrifigilis DNA includes these proteins:
- a CDS encoding prepilin peptidase — translation MDIFYYYPWLFVFFATLLGLIIGSFLNVVIYRLPVIMEREWRQECADSFPEYKIAPPEGHLSLSTPRSTCPHCHTQLRIIDNIPVISWLYLRGKCHHCHAPISIRYPCVELLTAGLSYIVATHFGPTPYSIGLLFFTYVLIAATFIDLDTLLLPDQLTIPLMWAGLVFALLGWSSVSLQDAVIGAIAGYLILWSLFWGFKLLTGKEGMGYGDFKLLAALGAWLGWQQLPVIVLLSSVVGVIFGVIQLRMQRKGLDKAFPFGPYLAIAGWISVLWGQDIIVWYLSSFLGW, via the coding sequence ATGGACATTTTTTATTATTATCCTTGGCTTTTTGTCTTCTTTGCCACTCTATTGGGGCTGATTATTGGCAGTTTTCTGAACGTCGTTATCTATCGGCTACCCGTGATTATGGAGCGAGAATGGCGCCAAGAATGTGCGGATAGCTTTCCCGAATACAAGATAGCACCACCGGAAGGACACTTAAGCCTAAGTACACCTCGTTCAACTTGCCCTCACTGTCATACTCAATTACGTATCATCGATAATATCCCAGTGATCAGCTGGTTATATCTACGCGGTAAGTGCCATCACTGCCATGCTCCAATTTCAATTCGCTACCCATGTGTCGAACTCCTTACGGCAGGGTTAAGCTATATAGTTGCAACACATTTTGGACCGACACCTTATAGTATTGGGCTGCTCTTTTTCACTTATGTACTTATCGCAGCCACGTTTATCGATCTCGATACTTTATTACTCCCCGATCAACTAACGATACCGCTGATGTGGGCTGGTCTTGTCTTCGCTCTACTTGGTTGGTCTTCTGTTTCATTACAAGATGCTGTCATCGGCGCTATTGCAGGATATCTTATTCTTTGGTCTTTGTTCTGGGGGTTTAAGTTACTTACCGGTAAAGAAGGAATGGGATACGGAGACTTTAAACTACTCGCTGCGTTAGGAGCCTGGTTGGGATGGCAACAGCTTCCGGTCATCGTATTACTGTCCTCGGTAGTTGGGGTGATATTTGGTGTCATACAACTGAGAATGCAACGTAAAGGATTAGATAAGGCCTTTCCTTTTGGCCCATACCTCGCGATAGCCGGATGGATCAGTGTATTATGGGGACAGGATATAATTGTTTGGTATTTGAGTTCATTTTTAGGTTGGTAA
- the coaE gene encoding dephospho-CoA kinase (Dephospho-CoA kinase (CoaE) performs the final step in coenzyme A biosynthesis.) yields MSFIIGLTGGIASGKTTVANIFHQHFAIDIVDADIVAREVVAPGTPGLKAIVDHFGEAILTEQYELNRAKLREKIFLNTDEKEWLNKLLHPMIRQQMLVELAQVTSPYALLVVPLLVENNLGSMANRILVVDVPEAVQLRRTMQRDNVDEHQARSILAAQASRDERLACADDVINNNLGNDQLLPQITELHQKYLALSKVNR; encoded by the coding sequence ATGTCTTTTATCATTGGTTTGACTGGCGGTATTGCAAGTGGAAAAACAACCGTTGCCAACATTTTTCACCAACATTTTGCAATTGATATTGTTGATGCTGATATTGTAGCACGAGAAGTCGTTGCACCAGGTACGCCTGGCCTTAAAGCAATCGTCGACCATTTTGGTGAAGCAATTTTAACAGAGCAATACGAACTGAACCGGGCCAAATTGAGAGAAAAGATTTTTCTAAATACAGATGAAAAAGAATGGCTTAATAAGCTATTGCATCCCATGATTCGGCAACAAATGCTCGTTGAATTGGCTCAAGTTACCTCACCTTATGCGCTACTTGTTGTTCCGCTGTTGGTCGAAAATAACCTTGGTTCAATGGCCAATCGTATATTAGTGGTTGATGTTCCAGAAGCAGTTCAACTGCGACGAACCATGCAACGAGACAATGTCGATGAACATCAAGCTAGATCAATTCTCGCAGCGCAAGCGAGTCGAGATGAACGTTTAGCCTGCGCTGATGATGTAATAAACAATAATTTAGGAAACGATCAACTTTTGCCACAAATCACAGAATTGCACCAAAAGTACCTAGCACTTAGTAAGGTAAATCGGTGA
- the zapD gene encoding cell division protein ZapD, whose translation MTTHKFEHPLNEKTRIYLRVEALLNQMLQSSQFRDAIQHQLFFRSLFDLLEIFEQIQLKSELAKDIEKQRQTYRSWLNVEGVDQDMLLTLLQEVDGVHRSLMNAERFGQSLKDDRFLSAIRQRFNLPGGSCCFDLPALHYWLHLSFEHKVNDASEWMSTLKPLSDALHLWLRLTRETGNYRDKMAQAGFYQGDAVDANIIRLSIPMEYGVYPMISGHKNRFAIKFIEFKSGQASTQDVAFQLAVCS comes from the coding sequence ATGACAACACACAAGTTTGAACATCCACTGAATGAAAAAACACGTATCTATCTACGTGTAGAGGCTCTGCTTAATCAGATGCTTCAATCATCGCAATTTCGCGATGCCATTCAGCATCAGTTGTTCTTCCGTTCGCTGTTTGATTTACTCGAAATCTTTGAGCAAATTCAGTTAAAAAGTGAGCTAGCTAAAGACATTGAAAAACAACGTCAAACCTATCGTAGCTGGTTAAATGTTGAAGGTGTCGATCAAGATATGTTACTCACCCTACTTCAAGAGGTGGATGGAGTGCATCGTAGCTTGATGAATGCTGAACGCTTTGGTCAATCACTTAAAGATGACCGCTTTCTCAGTGCAATACGCCAACGTTTTAACCTGCCTGGAGGCTCATGCTGTTTCGACCTACCGGCACTGCACTACTGGCTGCATCTTTCTTTTGAACATAAAGTGAATGATGCTAGCGAGTGGATGAGTACATTAAAGCCTCTTTCTGACGCCTTACACTTATGGTTAAGACTGACCAGAGAAACGGGCAACTACCGCGACAAAATGGCTCAAGCTGGTTTTTATCAAGGTGACGCTGTAGACGCTAATATCATTCGATTATCTATTCCTATGGAATACGGTGTTTATCCAATGATTTCTGGTCACAAAAATCGCTTTGCCATAAAATTCATTGAATTTAAATCTGGCCAAGCTAGCACTCAAGATGTTGCTTTTCAGTTAGCGGTTTGCAGCTAA
- the yacG gene encoding DNA gyrase inhibitor YacG — translation MSKKPTVVKCPQCGTEVEWSEKSPYRPFCSKQCQMIDFGEWADEQKSIPGAPDMSDSEGWTENQ, via the coding sequence ATGTCAAAGAAACCAACCGTGGTGAAATGCCCACAATGTGGAACCGAGGTTGAATGGAGTGAAAAAAGTCCTTATCGACCATTCTGTAGCAAACAGTGCCAAATGATCGATTTTGGTGAATGGGCTGATGAACAAAAATCCATCCCAGGTGCACCAGATATGTCGGATTCAGAAGGCTGGACAGAAAATCAATAA
- a CDS encoding sigma-70 family RNA polymerase sigma factor, with protein sequence MNASEPYSIHSTSDPLSHFAGAEYEQLREQMLRFAILQIKDTQLAEDAVQEAMFAAFQHREKFSRKAALKTWVFAILKNKLIDILRKERRFTAAEDLAEGKGLHGDELLEKLFSDNGHWQKAERPVQWQEPEQYMENDHFWRIFDTCLRMMPENYSRLFMMREFLELDSDEICSNEAISGNHLNVTLYRARIRLRECLEIRWFSKES encoded by the coding sequence TTGAACGCATCCGAGCCCTATTCAATTCATTCTACATCCGATCCTCTCAGCCACTTTGCTGGTGCCGAGTATGAACAGCTACGAGAACAAATGTTACGTTTTGCTATATTGCAAATCAAAGACACTCAATTAGCTGAAGATGCCGTTCAAGAAGCCATGTTTGCAGCATTTCAACATCGAGAAAAATTCTCACGTAAAGCAGCACTTAAAACTTGGGTATTTGCCATCTTAAAAAATAAGCTCATCGATATTTTACGTAAAGAAAGACGCTTTACCGCAGCTGAAGATCTCGCGGAAGGGAAAGGTCTCCATGGCGACGAGTTATTAGAAAAACTCTTTAGTGATAACGGTCATTGGCAAAAAGCAGAACGTCCGGTTCAATGGCAAGAACCTGAACAATATATGGAGAACGACCATTTTTGGCGTATATTCGATACTTGTTTGCGCATGATGCCTGAAAATTACAGTCGTCTCTTCATGATGCGAGAATTTCTAGAATTAGACAGTGACGAAATTTGCAGTAATGAGGCAATATCCGGCAATCATTTAAACGTCACCCTTTATCGAGCAAGAATTCGTTTACGAGAATGCTTAGAAATCCGTTGGTTTAGTAAGGAGTCATAA
- a CDS encoding zf-HC2 domain-containing protein encodes MMMNCKQATRLLSEKQDRPLTTKEKITLHMHTAMCKACRRFGQQMVQIRMMSKSYLAPTEDRKQNKK; translated from the coding sequence ATGATGATGAACTGTAAACAAGCGACCCGCTTACTATCGGAAAAACAAGACCGCCCTTTAACGACTAAGGAAAAGATCACATTGCATATGCATACAGCGATGTGTAAAGCCTGCCGGCGCTTTGGTCAACAAATGGTGCAAATTAGAATGATGTCTAAAAGCTACCTAGCCCCGACTGAAGATCGTAAGCAAAATAAAAAGTAA
- the parC gene encoding DNA topoisomerase IV subunit A, translating into MSEINYDGVEQIPLRRFTEDAYLNYSMYVIMDRALPYIGDGLKPVQRRIIYAMSELGLSAAAKYKKSARTVGDVLGKYHPHGDSACYEAMVLMAQPFSYRYPLVDGQGNWGAPDDPKSFAAMRYTEAKLSKFAEVLLGELGQGTVEWQPNFDGTMKEPKMLPARLPHILLNGVTGIAVGMATDIPPHNVREVANAAVHLLDNPKSELSDLMEYVQGPDYPTEAEIISPKSDLNKIYTTGRGSVKMRAVWHKEESDIVITALPHQVSGSKLIEQIANQMRAKKLPMIDDLRDESDHENPTRIVLVPKSNRVNCDVVMNHLFASTDLEKSYRVNLNMIGLDGRPQVKGMVQILTEWLEYRRTTVRSRLQHRLDKVLARLHILEGLLVAYLNIDEVIEIIRSEDEPKPVLMARFGITDIQADAILDTKLRHLAKLEEFKIRAEQEELEKEREKLEQILGSERRLNTLIKKEIKADAEKYGDDRRSPLVEREEAKALTERDLLPSEAITVVLSEKGWIRHAKGHEVDCEAMNYKSGDKYLAHACGKSNLPAVFLGSDGRSYSLESHTLPSARGQGEPITGRLNISEGSSIRQVIMGEENQLWLVGSDAGYGFVCKGADLLSKNRSGKALVNLPENAEIMEPQVINDLDQDEILAITDQGRMLLFPIKDLPHLSKGKGNKIINIPAAKAKSREEVVSQLVVLPQGASVTLYAGKRKLGLKPADLDNYRGERGRRGGLLPRGLQRVSSLEINTANSSEEE; encoded by the coding sequence ATGTCAGAGATTAACTATGATGGCGTTGAACAGATACCGCTACGTCGGTTTACTGAAGACGCCTATTTAAACTATTCAATGTACGTCATTATGGACCGTGCATTGCCTTACATTGGTGACGGACTAAAACCAGTACAACGCCGTATTATTTATGCAATGTCGGAGCTGGGCTTATCAGCTGCGGCAAAATATAAGAAATCAGCTCGTACCGTAGGTGACGTGTTGGGTAAATACCACCCACATGGTGACTCTGCGTGTTATGAAGCGATGGTGTTGATGGCTCAGCCATTCTCATACCGTTATCCATTAGTGGATGGTCAGGGTAACTGGGGTGCTCCAGATGATCCTAAATCATTTGCGGCGATGCGTTATACCGAAGCTAAGTTGTCTAAGTTTGCGGAAGTATTACTTGGTGAGTTAGGTCAAGGTACAGTCGAGTGGCAGCCTAACTTTGATGGCACGATGAAAGAGCCAAAAATGTTGCCAGCGCGCTTACCGCATATTTTGTTAAATGGTGTGACTGGTATCGCTGTTGGTATGGCGACCGATATCCCGCCGCACAATGTGCGTGAAGTGGCAAATGCTGCAGTTCATCTTTTGGATAACCCTAAATCTGAATTAAGTGATTTGATGGAATATGTGCAAGGTCCGGATTACCCGACTGAAGCCGAAATCATTTCACCTAAAAGCGATTTGAATAAGATATATACCACCGGTCGTGGCAGCGTTAAGATGCGCGCGGTGTGGCATAAAGAAGAGTCAGATATTGTAATCACCGCATTACCTCATCAAGTTTCTGGTTCAAAATTGATTGAGCAAATCGCTAATCAAATGCGTGCGAAAAAGCTACCGATGATTGATGATTTACGTGATGAATCCGATCATGAAAATCCTACTCGCATTGTGTTAGTGCCAAAATCAAACCGTGTAAACTGCGATGTGGTGATGAATCACCTATTTGCCTCTACTGATTTGGAAAAAAGCTATCGTGTTAACTTGAATATGATTGGTCTTGATGGCCGACCTCAAGTAAAAGGCATGGTACAAATTCTTACTGAATGGTTGGAATATCGTCGTACGACCGTTCGTTCTCGTTTGCAGCATCGTCTCGATAAAGTACTTGCTCGCCTGCATATCTTAGAAGGTTTGTTGGTCGCTTACTTAAATATTGATGAAGTGATTGAGATCATCCGTAGTGAAGATGAGCCTAAGCCAGTATTGATGGCTCGTTTTGGCATTACGGATATTCAGGCTGATGCCATTTTAGATACGAAATTGCGTCACTTAGCGAAATTAGAAGAATTTAAAATTCGCGCTGAGCAAGAAGAACTAGAGAAAGAACGTGAAAAACTAGAGCAGATCCTAGGTTCTGAGCGTCGTTTAAACACTTTGATCAAGAAAGAGATCAAAGCTGATGCCGAAAAATATGGCGACGATCGCCGTTCTCCACTAGTGGAACGAGAAGAAGCAAAAGCGCTTACAGAGCGTGATTTATTGCCAAGTGAAGCCATTACCGTTGTATTGTCTGAAAAAGGCTGGATTCGTCATGCGAAAGGGCATGAGGTTGACTGTGAGGCGATGAACTATAAGTCTGGTGATAAGTATTTAGCGCACGCTTGTGGTAAGAGTAACTTGCCGGCTGTTTTCTTAGGCAGTGATGGACGTAGTTATTCGTTAGAATCTCACACCTTGCCATCTGCTCGTGGGCAAGGTGAGCCAATAACCGGTCGACTAAATATTTCAGAAGGTTCTTCTATTCGCCAAGTGATTATGGGCGAAGAAAATCAATTATGGTTAGTAGGTTCTGATGCTGGTTACGGTTTTGTCTGTAAAGGGGCTGATCTACTGTCGAAAAACCGTAGTGGTAAGGCACTAGTGAATCTACCTGAAAATGCTGAAATCATGGAACCACAGGTGATTAACGATCTCGATCAAGATGAAATCTTAGCGATTACCGATCAAGGCCGTATGTTACTGTTCCCAATTAAAGATTTACCGCATTTAAGTAAGGGTAAAGGGAATAAGATTATTAATATTCCTGCAGCGAAGGCAAAATCTCGTGAAGAAGTTGTTTCCCAACTTGTCGTTCTGCCGCAAGGTGCTTCAGTGACCCTATATGCAGGTAAACGTAAACTCGGGTTGAAACCGGCTGATCTCGATAATTATCGTGGAGAGCGTGGTCGTCGTGGTGGACTATTACCTCGTGGTTTACAGCGCGTATCCAGTCTGGAAATTAATACTGCGAATAGCTCAGAAGAAGAGTAA